Within the Salmo salar chromosome ssa12, Ssal_v3.1, whole genome shotgun sequence genome, the region AGCCTTGCAGGAGAGCTGGGCCACTGCCAGGGCGGAACCCGCGACTGAAGGCGGGATCCCCCCAGAGTCTTTGATGCAGACTTGAAAGCCACATATGGGTCCCTCTGCTCTCTTGGCCGCCTTACCAACGCAGCCATGCTGATGAAAGGCCTACCTGCAGACTCTGTTTTCCCGGCTGCAGGAGGGCACATAGGAGCTCCTCCGGGAAGTGATGTATGTGTCTCGCCTGCTTTCCCTGCTCCAGAGGGATGTGGCCCGCACCAACGGACGGGCCATGGTGCTGGTGGTTACCTCCTGGTGGCATCTCTGGCTGGTCCAATCCCGTCTGCCAGCTGCTCTCCAGAGCACATTTGCCACTCACCCCATCACCCCAGGGCTGACGTTTGGCCCAGGGGTTAATGACATTCTAGAGCAGACCATTAAGGTTCGTAGGGACCGGGAGACCCTGAGACGGTTCATGCCGCCTCCTCAGGCCCCAGGTCCAAGGCAGATGGACCGTCGCCACCCACCTGCACCCGAACGATGGTGGGGTCCCTCTCCTGCCCCATCGCCTCATGCTAAGAGATGACAGGGGGGAGGGGCACAGCGTGAGGTGAAGCAACAGCCTGTTTTTCCCACAAGGGTCTTCCCCATTTCTTTCAGAGGTACTGGGTCATTTATCCCTCACCAGGTTCCTATTCCTCCAAGCGGGTCACGACATAAGCTCTCCCAGGGTGTCGGACCCCGGCTATGTGGCCTTGTTGGCTTAGCTGAGCTTATGGCTTCCCTTTGTGACAGGTGTGATGGTGTCAACCGTCACCCTCATAGGGACGTGCCTGGGAGACCCAGGTGCTCGGGGCACCAGAGGAGAGGCGGGCCCCAGCAGGACCCCTTGACAGACCCTTCCCCGGCTGCTTCTCCCGGTCTCAAAGTGGGAGGAGGGTGTGCAGTCCCCCTGGATGTTGTCCACATTGCTCGAGGGGTACCGACTCCAATTCCGGTGCCGGCCCCCGTCCTTCAGGGGCCTTCGTGTCACCACGGTGGCTGACCACCTGAAGAAAACCCTGCGGCTGGAGATTTCCTCACTCCTGGAAAATGGGTGCAATCCGCAGGATCGAGACATCAGAACGGCTAGGTGGGTTCTACTCCACTTATGTTGTGGAGACCTGCCACCTTGGGACTGGAGCCTACATCCCCAGGTGGTGCAGCACCTGTGGGACAAGTTTGGGAGGACGCAGATGGACCCGTTTGTCTCCCTGGGCAATACACACTGCCGCCTGTGGTACTCCATGTCGGAGCCACCAGGGCCTCTAGGCTTGGATGCTCTGGCTCACGATTGGCCAGGGCTGGAGCTTACACATTCTCCCCCTTTTCCCCTGATCCAGGCTGTGCTGGTCAGGACCAGGATGGCGGAGCATCGTCTGCTGCTGGTGGCCCCATACTGGCCCAGACGACCCTGGTTCAGCTTTCTCCTGTCCCTGTTGTCTGGGACACCTTGGCAACTGCCCCTGAGACCCGACCTGCTGTTTCAGTCCGGGGGAATACTGTGGCATCCGAGATCGCAACACCTCAGTCTGTGGGCTTGGCAACTGAACAGCACCAATGGTTGATGTTAGGACTACAGGAGGGTGTAAGGAACACCTTGCAGAGCGCAAGGTGACCAGCTACAACCGCGGCATATCAGTTGCGTTGGTGGTTGTTCTGCTCTTGGTGCACTGGTATTGAAGTTGTGCCAAGTCATGCAGGGTGCAGTTTGTCCTCCAATACCTGCAGTCTCGCATGGATGAGTGCTTAGCAGCCTCTGCACTGAGAGGGTATTTGGCTGCCATATCTGCCTGCCATGTGGGGTGAATGGACAGGCCAGTGGGGGCCATCCCTTGGTCTCCAGGTTTATGAAGGGGGTTTGTCACCTGCGTCCAGCTAGGACCCGCTCAATGGTGAGCTGGGATTTGAACCGTTGGGAGTCTGCCTCCCGAAACACCTCTCTATGAAGGTGGTTTTCTTAGTAGCTATTACTTCCATGAAGAGGGTGAGCAGCtccatgctttttcagttctgagtGCTACTGGATGGACCCAGGTGGGAGGAGTATATCTCTCCGCCCCAACCCATCATTCCTCCCAAAGGTTTTGTCAGACAGGCATGTGAACATCCCTTTTATCCTGTCTGCTTACGACCCCCCGGCAGTGGCGGGGGAGTCTGGGCCTCCCTCCAGCATGCTGTGTTCTGTGTGGGCACTGGCCACCTATTTGGAGGGGACACGGTCAGTGAGAACAGACCGGATTTTTGTCTGCTATGGTGAGAAGAGTCCTGGGGGGTGGGCTATCAAGCAGAGGCTCTCTCACTGGATCGTGGACACGAATACGACAGCATACCGCCAGGCTGGCAGGCCAGTGCTGGGATCTGTGGTGGCACATTCAACATGAGGTGTGGCTGCATCCTGGGCTCTACTGAGAGGAGTGCCCCTCGCTGATATCTGTGCTACGGCCCGCTGGGCTTCCTCTTGCATCTTTGCAAGGTACTATCGGATAATGTGGCATCTCCCTCTGCGGTTGGTTGTCTGGCCAGGTCCCTCTAGCACCGACTAAATCTGGTATGggtataccaatatattggagtgatccaatatagtgaaacataacgAAGTTAACAAAACACACTCCAATCCTCTACGGTGCTAGTGTCGCGGTTATGGGGTCTATATATAGGGGTGGAACCCAGCCTGTGACACAGGTGTACACGGGAGTGAATCTGTAAATCCTCACTTTGGATGTggagtgataccaatatattggagtgatccatatagctcacataaccgtggttacatacGTAACCTTCACTCTCCTTTGTTATCCTGCACATAACGTACAAATGATGTAAAATGTTATAATGATCCATACAGAAAACGAAGTACTTTGATTTATATAGTGATTTAACCACCGTCCCCACAAATAAGCACAATAACAAACCCGATGGTTACGCTATGATTTCTCAACCAAGTCAAATCGTTTCTTAttaaaacaacatagacatacaatcTGGGGTAAAGGAAAGTGTGAGTATATGTTCTGTAACGTTTAACAATGACAAAAACATACAAAAACAATTCAAATCAAAAGCGAAGTGCCAACTCAACATCAACAAGTATGTCGCCTGTTAACTTGAATGGCCATAGTTGCCTACCTATTTGCCTGTATTTAAATCGCAAAGTCTACTGTAGGATAATCATAAATTACAATGGAGTTCACAACCACAACATCACTTTGACTTGTATAAGTATTTAGATATTTTTAAGTCGTTGAAGGGGTGGGATAACTTAGTAAGAGGACGAGAAGTAGTAACATTGTGTAGCTGCACAAGTCGCGCGCAGTTCTGATGCGCTTGAATGTATCAACAGTCTGGGGTCCTTCGAAATAGTACGTATGCTTTTTGAAACCGGAAGTCTAACCAGACAAATTGAAGGATTTTTCTTCTTTCATCTGATTATCCAACGTAGCAAGATGTTGTCAATATTCAACTCCATTCCAACACACATGGTAAGAGTTTGAATTATTAGTGAACTCTCCGACTGTTACAAATAGCTACCAATTTAAAAACGTTAGCCTGCTGCTACAAATATCAaggtaacgtagctagctaacttgccaAGTGGTAATTGGCAACTTTCTAGCGAGCAACACAAGTTAGTTAGACCGATTCAGTAATCATATTGAACATGGTTAAGACAAACGTTATGATAATTAGCTAGCTCTTCATCACAACCATAAATCCATTTCATATTAATTGTTTGGATGCTAGCCAGCTAGATGCCCATATGGCACCTCTATGAACCTGTCGTAACCAAATGGATAAATGCATCCTCAATAACAAAGCTTAGATATAATATAAACAACCCTCTTTAAGTCACCACTTCGGATGAACCTTCCTGATTTGTTTTGATTATTGACACTTCAGATATTAGTTTTCCAGTTGTGATCAACCATCTACCAGTCCTTCCTCAAAAATAAAACGTGTGATGTTACAGGATTATAAAGGACAGAAACTGGCGGAGCAGATCTTCCAAGGAATCATACTTGTCTCAGCGGTGAGTGGCCTGTCAAACATACCTAATAAAATTGACTTCATATGTGTTGTTTTTACACTAGGCTAACCCCTTATATTACCCTCCAGGTGATTGGATTTGCTTACGGCCTCATCATTGAACAGTTTGGGTGGACTGTGTACATAGTGTTAGGAGGTTTCGCTGTGTCTTGTTTGGTGAGTTAAGTTTCATTCCATCCTCCTTGTATATGtttattagactttttttttcttcagttgtGCCAAGCAGAAAATAATGTTGCACTTGTGCAAATAGTGCACCCACAGACCCACGTTGACTCCAATCTGCTTTTACAGGACCCAAACTAACTTCTGATTTACATCTCacaatctctccctcactaccacCTTCTGTCTCAGCTGACCCTGCCCCCCTGGCCCATGTACAGACAGAACCCCCTCTCCTGGCAGCCAGCCCTACCAGAGACTATGGGAGAAACCCAGCAAAAGCCTCAGGAGAatctgaagaagaagaagcacaAGTAGCTCATGAATGTTTGCCCAAGACACGTTTTGTAACTGAAAGCAACCATCATTGTTTGTCTGTACAATAAATACTTGTTTGAAGGACCAAGGGAAGGAAGTTTAAAGGAAGCCTTTGTTAACAGGGAATTTTCAATCAGTGGTGGAATGTCTCATGTGAAACTAATTTCTGCTACTATAGCTACTTTGTTGATTTCACACATTTTGATGTTGTCCCAACTGTTTAATCATGTGGATAAATCAAAAAACAATTCAAAGTCAGAGGGGTTGGAAATATCTACACTACAGTACTTCTACATCCTGCAACTTTTATATTATACAATCAGCAAATTATGGATTTCCTATGTAGTATTTATAGGTACACCTCGTTTCACTAGTTTGCATTCTAAATATTAACTCATTTTATTAGTATTTTGCTACAATAATCTACCTATCTGACAGGTGGACACAGTAACAGAAGACTCAAATTCATTGCATATTGTAACCTGTATGGAAAATTAGAAGACACGGCTGTGTGcgaagaaagaaaagaaaacattACAACCATGTCTAGCTAAAAAGGACTATCATGGATGCCATGTATTTTCTACATTTGCTTTTAAAGTGAGGTATAAAAATAGTCTACATGTACATAGAAATGGAGATATGATTGTCTATACAAAAAGTATTACATTGcttgtgtgtaaatgcattttTGATTAGCTGATCCTAACCCTTGAAAGAAACGTCCTCAAAGAATTTTAGCTGCCGCACCATCAACGCATATGACTGGTACTTGTCCTCTCCCATCTGCTTCCGAAGACACAGCTGTGTGcgaagaaagaaaagaaaacagATTACAACCATGCCTAGCTAAAAAGGACTGTATCATGGATGTCATTTTCAATCCTAACCTCTCGTTTGTCCTCGTCATCGTCCTCCATAATGTCCAGGACTCTGTCCAACAGCTTCACCCCAAGTCCCTTCACCACATCTGTTTTCAGGTGCTCAATGGCTCTGCGGATCTTTGCCGGTCCAGATGTGGTGCCTTGTAAGAGGTGGGTTGAATACAAAAAACATAAGTTTCACAGAAATCCATTTATTCCTCCATTAGAAATACATGGATTTCTCACTGATAAGCCAGATCATGTCGACAGAGCAATTTTGCATTGAAACATGCACGTATGTAGACACCAGATAGAATTTACAAGGGCAGAGTTTGTCCTgggtatactttttttttttttcctccaaaagcactacacagctgatttaaataaccaactcatcatcaagctttgactaTTTGAataagctgtgtagtgctagggaaaaaaACAATATGTGCATCCAGGGAGGCTGCAGGACCTAGTTTGGGCAACCCTGTGCTAGGGAAGCTCAGAGAGATTGTTTTGGCTGAGACTTACCAGTGGATAATTCACTGAAGTGGAACTCCTGCTCCTCTTTAGCTTTCCCATGCAGCATCAGGGTGTCCCTATACTTCCTGTTCAGCTTAAACTCAGCTAGTGGAGTAGATCTAACACCATCCAGCTCACTAACAGTATCTCTGCCATCCATTCGCAATGTCTGGGTCATCATCTGAACCAGGTCCTGCATATCACTGGATTCACTCTTTCTGCAATGTAAAAAGAGAAGAAAATAACAATGTCAGATTTAAATGTGAACATTACCAGCAACACAAAGGGGGTAATGTGCTTCTATGGGTGTGGTGTGGCACTGCTCCCAAAGAGCCACAATAAATTGCTTTTACCCCTCTTTGCAGTCCCCTTCTGAGTGATCTGTTGAGCTGGTGGAGGAGCTGCATTCGTCCTCGTCTGATGGGCGCCCCAAAAACCTGTCCTgctacaggaacacacaccactgttataGACTGAAGCCATATTTTGAACTTTTAGCTTACTGAAACAGTAAGACAATGGAGATGAACCTATATTTACCTGGTTGGTTTCCTTTCCCATTTCAGATACAGAGCGAGTGACAGTGGGGTTCTGGGACTCTGGCTGCTTATTATGTAAAGAGGCAACATCATAAGACGCCCTTCTTTCTGcattgacaactgtgggaaagaAGAATACTACAGTGAGCAATAGTAAGCAAAGCTACCACTTTATTGTTCAAATAGGCAGACAATACTAGACAAAATGTCCCTTGCTAATTCCTTCTGGTCCCATGGTCATATGAAATATTGACAACAGAGGTCGGAGGAGTAGCCTGGGGGTTAGGAGCATTAGGCCAGTAaacggaaggttgctggattcaatccccgagccgacaaggtacaaatatgtcgttctgcccttgagcaaggcaattaaccctaattgctcaagGATCGATGTCAATACTGGCTGATCCCCTGGCTGTGACCACactctgagggtgtctcagggggagtgggatatgcaacaacaacaacaaaaacatttcacAACTCACACTTGTACATACAGTGAAACAGGATTATATAAGTGCcccctaattattattatttacttgGTTGGCTGGGGTTCTGCTGGGActgcctcagtcttctcctctccctGGCTGTCAGAGGACGCTCCTGCTAGCAGTAGAGATGTTATTAATGTTACCTGCCTATGTAACTACTGTGTAAATACACAGTATTAGGGGCACTTGTGAGTGggaccaacacaacacacaatacaCTTCTTCACAATATACATTCCATACCTCAAGACAGTTTTTTTGTGTGCAGTAACACTAATCTACCTTGTTAATTGTTTAATCTATTTAGCTCACCGGTGGCAGTGGAGTGTTGCCGTCCTTGGAGGAGCTAATGGTTATGAAGGAAGTTGTGATGGCCCTCTTCTTATCTGTGTTTGTCCTGCTTTTCTTCTTCACCTCCACTACCAGTGCATTAACAGGAGGAGGCGGCAGAGGTCTAGGAGCTGCTACTTTATTCCACTGTAGAAGAACATGCAAGGGATGGGGAGTCTTTTGTTACAAAGTACAGTTTGATAGCCCAAAGCCATGATAAAAAGTTCCTGACACTGTCCTCACCTTGTCCTGATCACTCTGTATCCGCCCCCTGTCCCTTTGTCTATGTTGGCAGGAGACAGAGGGttcagaggaggagggggtacaCAGAGGGGGCGTGTCCTGCTCTGGGACTGGGGGGAGGGGCTCCACATGACAGGGTGCCTACATACACCAATAAAACATAAACCAGTGTCAATGACCTCTAAAATATTGTGATATCTCAATAATGTCTGGAGTCTGGTAGAGTAGACTATGCATGATCAAACACAGGTAAAATCATGTTCTTACCACAGGAGGAAGGGGCTCTAAGAGCTTTTCTGTGGATACCAAGCTCTCCTTTAAAGACAATAACGCAGAGAGGCTTACTCTCATTCACCAAATTAATACCGTATGTGCACTGTGTGCAGCACATGATAGTATCATTCCCCATCCACAAGCCAGGCACTTACTTTGACAACGGCAGTATGTTTGTGTGCAGGAACCTCCTTGAGAAGATTCCTGGTGTCATCCTTGTTCTCTATATTTACTTCAAAGGTCTGTCCAGTGGATTCCACTTTGAGTTGTCCTGCAGACCTGAACTCAGACAAACTGGGAGAAACACCCAGACATATACTATGTCCAGTAGCTGGGCTCTCAATGACCACATCCTTGAGTAGCTCCATTGTGTCATCTTTATCGTCTGTGTTCACAGTTCTCTCTACAGAGGTTCTGACTCTGTCTCTGGTCTTTGGGGCGCCCTGCATTACAGGTGCTTTGGTGGTCTTGCTCTCCTCTTCCCTGGTACTGACACTTGATAGCAGCCTGCGCGGAGGAGACAGAAAGGGGGGGGGATCCGGATTCCCTCCCCTCTGCTCCTCCACAGACCTCTGACAAAGAGCGTCATTATCTGCCCTGGCGTTGGACACGGTCTGGGGAGGATCCCCTCTCTGGGTGTTTGTCTCCTCTTCCTGTGTCTGGAGATCAATGTCAATGTTACTGATGGTTGCCAAGGACACACCAGTGGTGTTGAGAATGTCTGGTGTAGGGGATTTGGTTGTTAGATGTGTCTGGGGTGGGGTGTCCTGTGTGATTCCATTGCGTCCTTTGTGCTCCTGTGTAAAGTTGATCTCTTCCTTCTATGAATGATAACAAAAAACAGAACAAACACACCACAATTTAAAAAATCAAGACACTCGTGGGACTTGATGAGCATTGTTTTTACTTCATGGCCGctctctataaaaaaaaaatatagatgttATAAACTGTATTTTAGTGCTGTTCTGTTAGCTGTTAACTCACCCTTTTCCCTCTGGTGTTTGGGTCTGGCTGGGGACATTGTGGGGGGCGCTCAGGCCTTGGCTGAGATGAAACCACAGATGCTGCACTATTGGGTCTGCGACTGCCACCAACCGCTTTCTTTCTGGACTTGGCAGTTTTCCTGGAGTGAATCAAACAAACAAGGCATCCAAGATGAGATCAATCCAACACACTTAATTTACTTACTCTTGGTTCAACATAcatagacgagagagagagtactagCCAGGTACTACAACAGATGATGCCACCTACTCTTTGGTGGCCTCTAAAAACATGGCGATTTGTCGTTTGATGTAGGGCTGACGTAGGATGAGTTTGACATCAGGTCTGTCCTCTGGTCTCTTACACAGCATGCTCTTTATCAGAGCTCCCAGCTGTGGGTCATACTTACTCGGCATCTGAGGCAGCTGGAAAAACATAGATCAATTAATCTAGTAGCAGACAAATAATCTGTCATAATTTGGGCAAGATGTAAGGGACTGACCTTTCCCTCTACAATGCGGTAAACGAGTGAGTTCATGTCCTTGGCATTGAAGGCATGTTTCAGGGTGGTCATCTCGTACACACAGCAGCCCAGCGCCCACACGTCAGACTGGGAATAAAAGGAGGGTTGAGTTAGCCTAGTGCACACAACAGCGTCTACCTCCTCAGATTCCTTCTGGCTCAACATAACTGGTACTTCAACAGTGATGATCTCAAGCATGGAtctactgtatacacacagtaccttgtGGTTGTAGGGTTTGTTGGAAAACAGCTCCGGGCTCATGTAGTACGGTGTTCCTATTAGAGTGCTGGCCATGTCGTTCTGATTCTCCAGAACCCGGGCAATGCCAAGGTCTCCTACTTTAATgatgttagtcttggtcaggaagATATTCTGGGTCTTTAGGTCCCGGTGCAAGATATGCTCCTCATGTAGATACTACAATTCAACAGAGAACATGGTGTTGTCAATGTAACTCTCCTGTAAGTAAGCCTCGGCCTCTGCCAAAGGTAATGGCTGGGGGCAGAGCAGATGTTGCAGCATATCAATCAATCTGTATATAATATCTCAGCTATGATTTGATTAAATGCACTTTAATATACCTGGAGGGCCATAGCTATCTGGACGAACCACTCCACCACCTGCCTTTCAGGCAGGAGGTCCCCCTTTTGTTGCTTGAGTCTATGGTAGAGGTCGCCTCCCTCGCAGAAGCCCATGGCGATGTAGAGTTGGCAGTCTTCTCCTTCCCACGACTCCCTGTATGTCACGATGTTTGGGTGTCGTAGTCGCGAGAGAAGCTGAGCCTCCTGTTCCGCGGCTCGCCGCTCACGTTTCGAGGACGTGGTCAAGTTCAACTTCTTTATGACGTactaaaaaaaaatagaaaaaacggGTTCGACATTTGCTGCACTATGCGAACATTCTGTCTAGATGCATTAGTGGCGAACATTCTGTCTAGACAGTTTTGTCACAAATGCGTCTAGACAGAATGTTCACCACAAATGCGGCAGTTATTTATTTCTAAATGGCAAACATTATTCGTAGATCCCTTAGTATTGGCAATATCAAAGTTGGTTGGTTAGCTTAGCTAGCTACTTGCTAACTTGTAATGTCCAAGATTCATGAAAGGGAAGAAATGTATCAGAGTCGACCAAACAAAGCTATTATAACATTATTGAAAGCCTGTTTTGAAGTGGATTGTTGGATTACCTGTTTACGGTCTGTTTTGTGTTTCACCAGATTCACCTCTCCATAACTCCCCTTTCCAACAACTCTGATAAACATGTAATTATTCATGACTTCAAATCGTCCAATCTTTGTAAATATTATCCCGAATTCAAAGGGTATAATCTAACTACTTAAATGAAGAAAACCTGTGAATATCTCCCATTTTCTGGACATAATAAATCCAGATATCTACCTTACTTAGCGCAGGCTAATGAACAACAAGACGATTGACAAAACAGGAAATCATCAGTAGCTTTTTCGTCACTAGGCAACTGGTACATCAACGTCGACGTTTGTTTGACGGGTgtaccacagatagaacaatgatacagatatttcactggatgtataaataTGAAGCATCCgtttggcgtttccactcactaccaaatatggtagtgagaggaagcccactggcgggtagtgggagaagatggaacgatATGGATTTTGGCCtacattctg harbors:
- the LOC106565859 gene encoding serine/threonine-protein kinase Nek4 isoform X6, with amino-acid sequence MGFCEGGDLYHRLKQQKGDLLPERQVVEWFVQIAMALQYLHEEHILHRDLKTQNIFLTKTNIIKVGDLGIARVLENQNDMASTLIGTPYYMSPELFSNKPYNHKSDVWALGCCVYEMTTLKHAFNAKDMNSLVYRIVEGKLPQMPSKYDPQLGALIKSMLCKRPEDRPDVKLILRQPYIKRQIAMFLEATKEKTAKSRKKAVGGSRRPNSAASVVSSQPRPERPPQCPQPDPNTRGKRKEEINFTQEHKGRNGITQDTPPQTHLTTKSPTPDILNTTGVSLATISNIDIDLQTQEEETNTQRGDPPQTVSNARADNDALCQRSVEEQRGGNPDPPPFLSPPRRLLSSVSTREEESKTTKAPVMQGAPKTRDRVRTSVERTVNTDDKDDTMELLKDVVIESPATGHSICLGVSPSLSEFRSAGQLKVESTGQTFEVNIENKDDTRNLLKEVPAHKHTAVVKESLVSTEKLLEPLPPVAPCHVEPLPPVPEQDTPPLCTPSSSEPSVSCQHRQRDRGRIQSDQDKWNKVAAPRPLPPPPVNALVVEVKKKSRTNTDKKRAITTSFITISSSKDGNTPLPPQERPLTARERRRLRQSQQNPSQPIVNAERRASYDVASLHNKQPESQNPTVTRSVSEMGKETNQQDRFLGRPSDEDECSSSTSSTDHSEGDCKEGKSESSDMQDLVQMMTQTLRMDGRDTVSELDGVRSTPLAEFKLNRKYRDTLMLHGKAKEEQEFHFSELSTGTTSGPAKIRRAIEHLKTDVVKGLGVKLLDRVLDIMEDDDEDKRELCLRKQMGEDKYQSYALMVRQLKFFEDVSFKG
- the LOC106565859 gene encoding serine/threonine-protein kinase Nek4 isoform X4, which translates into the protein MNNYMFIRVVGKGSYGEVNLVKHKTDRKQYVIKKLNLTTSSKRERRAAEQEAQLLSRLRHPNIVTYRESWEGEDCQLYIAMGFCEGGDLYHRLKQQKGDLLPERQVVEWFVQIAMALQYLHEEHILHRDLKTQNIFLTKTNIIKVGDLGIARVLENQNDMASTLIGTPYYMSPELFSNKPYNHKSDVWALGCCVYEMTTLKHAFNAKDMNSLVYRIVEGKLPQMPSKYDPQLGALIKSMLCKRPEDRPDVKLILRQPYIKRQIAMFLEATKEKTAKSRKKAVGGSRRPNSAASVVSSQPRPERPPQCPQPDPNTRGKRKEEINFTQEHKGRNGITQDTPPQTHLTTKSPTPDILNTTGVSLATISNIDIDLQTQEEETNTQRGDPPQTVSNARADNDALCQRSVEEQRGGNPDPPPFLSPPRRLLSSVSTREEESKTTKAPVMQGAPKTRDRVRTSVERTVNTDDKDDTMELLKDVVIESPATGHSICLGVSPSLSEFRSAGQLKVESTGQTFEVNIENKDDTRNLLKEVPAHKHTAVVKESLVSTEKLLEPLPPVAPCHVEPLPPVPEQDTPPLCTPSSSEPSVSCQHRQRDRGRIQSDQDKWNKVAAPRPLPPPPVNALVVEVKKKSRTNTDKKRAITTSFITISSSKDGNTPLPPERPLTARERRRLRQSQQNPSQPIVNAERRASYDVASLHNKQPESQNPTVTRSVSEMGKETNQDRFLGRPSDEDECSSSTSSTDHSEGDCKEGKSESSDMQDLVQMMTQTLRMDGRDTVSELDGVRSTPLAEFKLNRKYRDTLMLHGKAKEEQEFHFSELSTGTTSGPAKIRRAIEHLKTDVVKGLGVKLLDRVLDIMEDDDEDKRELCLRKQMGEDKYQSYALMVRQLKFFEDVSFKG
- the LOC106565859 gene encoding serine/threonine-protein kinase Nek4 isoform X3; translation: MNNYMFIRVVGKGSYGEVNLVKHKTDRKQYVIKKLNLTTSSKRERRAAEQEAQLLSRLRHPNIVTYRESWEGEDCQLYIAMGFCEGGDLYHRLKQQKGDLLPERQVVEWFVQIAMALQYLHEEHILHRDLKTQNIFLTKTNIIKVGDLGIARVLENQNDMASTLIGTPYYMSPELFSNKPYNHKSDVWALGCCVYEMTTLKHAFNAKDMNSLVYRIVEGKLPQMPSKYDPQLGALIKSMLCKRPEDRPDVKLILRQPYIKRQIAMFLEATKEKTAKSRKKAVGGSRRPNSAASVVSSQPRPERPPQCPQPDPNTRGKRKEEINFTQEHKGRNGITQDTPPQTHLTTKSPTPDILNTTGVSLATISNIDIDLQTQEEETNTQRGDPPQTVSNARADNDALCQRSVEEQRGGNPDPPPFLSPPRRLLSSVSTREEESKTTKAPVMQGAPKTRDRVRTSVERTVNTDDKDDTMELLKDVVIESPATGHSICLGVSPSLSEFRSAGQLKVESTGQTFEVNIENKDDTRNLLKEVPAHKHTAVVKESLVSTEKLLEPLPPVAPCHVEPLPPVPEQDTPPLCTPSSSEPSVSCQHRQRDRGRIQSDQDKWNKVAAPRPLPPPPVNALVVEVKKKSRTNTDKKRAITTSFITISSSKDGNTPLPPQERPLTARERRRLRQSQQNPSQPIVNAERRASYDVASLHNKQPESQNPTVTRSVSEMGKETNQDRFLGRPSDEDECSSSTSSTDHSEGDCKEGKSESSDMQDLVQMMTQTLRMDGRDTVSELDGVRSTPLAEFKLNRKYRDTLMLHGKAKEEQEFHFSELSTGTTSGPAKIRRAIEHLKTDVVKGLGVKLLDRVLDIMEDDDEDKRELCLRKQMGEDKYQSYALMVRQLKFFEDVSFKG
- the LOC106565859 gene encoding serine/threonine-protein kinase Nek4 isoform X2, whose protein sequence is MNNYMFIRVVGKGSYGEVNLVKHKTDRKQYVIKKLNLTTSSKRERRAAEQEAQLLSRLRHPNIVTYRESWEGEDCQLYIAMGFCEGGDLYHRLKQQKGDLLPERQVVEWFVQIAMALQYLHEEHILHRDLKTQNIFLTKTNIIKVGDLGIARVLENQNDMASTLIGTPYYMSPELFSNKPYNHKSDVWALGCCVYEMTTLKHAFNAKDMNSLVYRIVEGKLPQMPSKYDPQLGALIKSMLCKRPEDRPDVKLILRQPYIKRQIAMFLEATKEKTAKSRKKAVGGSRRPNSAASVVSSQPRPERPPQCPQPDPNTRGKRKEEINFTQEHKGRNGITQDTPPQTHLTTKSPTPDILNTTGVSLATISNIDIDLQTQEEETNTQRGDPPQTVSNARADNDALCQRSVEEQRGGNPDPPPFLSPPRRLLSSVSTREEESKTTKAPVMQGAPKTRDRVRTSVERTVNTDDKDDTMELLKDVVIESPATGHSICLGVSPSLSEFRSAGQLKVESTGQTFEVNIENKDDTRNLLKEVPAHKHTAVVKESLVSTEKLLEPLPPVAPCHVEPLPPVPEQDTPPLCTPSSSEPSVSCQHRQRDRGRIQSDQDKWNKVAAPRPLPPPPVNALVVEVKKKSRTNTDKKRAITTSFITISSSKDGNTPLPPERPLTARERRRLRQSQQNPSQPIVNAERRASYDVASLHNKQPESQNPTVTRSVSEMGKETNQQDRFLGRPSDEDECSSSTSSTDHSEGDCKEGKSESSDMQDLVQMMTQTLRMDGRDTVSELDGVRSTPLAEFKLNRKYRDTLMLHGKAKEEQEFHFSELSTGTTSGPAKIRRAIEHLKTDVVKGLGVKLLDRVLDIMEDDDEDKRELCLRKQMGEDKYQSYALMVRQLKFFEDVSFKG
- the LOC106565859 gene encoding serine/threonine-protein kinase Nek4 isoform X1, whose protein sequence is MNNYMFIRVVGKGSYGEVNLVKHKTDRKQYVIKKLNLTTSSKRERRAAEQEAQLLSRLRHPNIVTYRESWEGEDCQLYIAMGFCEGGDLYHRLKQQKGDLLPERQVVEWFVQIAMALQYLHEEHILHRDLKTQNIFLTKTNIIKVGDLGIARVLENQNDMASTLIGTPYYMSPELFSNKPYNHKSDVWALGCCVYEMTTLKHAFNAKDMNSLVYRIVEGKLPQMPSKYDPQLGALIKSMLCKRPEDRPDVKLILRQPYIKRQIAMFLEATKEKTAKSRKKAVGGSRRPNSAASVVSSQPRPERPPQCPQPDPNTRGKRKEEINFTQEHKGRNGITQDTPPQTHLTTKSPTPDILNTTGVSLATISNIDIDLQTQEEETNTQRGDPPQTVSNARADNDALCQRSVEEQRGGNPDPPPFLSPPRRLLSSVSTREEESKTTKAPVMQGAPKTRDRVRTSVERTVNTDDKDDTMELLKDVVIESPATGHSICLGVSPSLSEFRSAGQLKVESTGQTFEVNIENKDDTRNLLKEVPAHKHTAVVKESLVSTEKLLEPLPPVAPCHVEPLPPVPEQDTPPLCTPSSSEPSVSCQHRQRDRGRIQSDQDKWNKVAAPRPLPPPPVNALVVEVKKKSRTNTDKKRAITTSFITISSSKDGNTPLPPQERPLTARERRRLRQSQQNPSQPIVNAERRASYDVASLHNKQPESQNPTVTRSVSEMGKETNQQDRFLGRPSDEDECSSSTSSTDHSEGDCKEGKSESSDMQDLVQMMTQTLRMDGRDTVSELDGVRSTPLAEFKLNRKYRDTLMLHGKAKEEQEFHFSELSTGTTSGPAKIRRAIEHLKTDVVKGLGVKLLDRVLDIMEDDDEDKRELCLRKQMGEDKYQSYALMVRQLKFFEDVSFKG